The Deltaproteobacteria bacterium genome contains a region encoding:
- a CDS encoding cysteine desulfurase, with protein sequence MATPWTPHLSPDCDECERRPSVPGEPCPPHAPHELVRPLSAGEVELLRGDFPALHQEVHGRPLVYLDSAASAQTPQAVIDAMVRVYARDYSNVHRGVHALSERATAAFEAARAKVQRFLGARYAREIVFTRGATEAINLVASSYGRQHLRPGDEVVISEMEHHSNIVPWQMACEAHGAVLKVCPFDDAGELRFDELERLVGPRTKVLSLVHVSNALGTVNPVRRAVELAHAVGAVVLLDGAQAAPHLEVDVQALGCDFYAVSGHKLFGPTGVGVLYGRAELLEAMPPYQGGGDMIKSVTFAKTTYADLPAKFEAGTPHIAGVIGLGAAVDYLERVGVERAAAYEHELLGYAEAALGEVPGLRFIGRAREKAGVVSFALEGIHPHDIGTILDREGVAIRTGHHCAQPVMQHYGVPATARASLAFYNTRGEIDALVRALHKVREVFA encoded by the coding sequence ATGGCCACCCCCTGGACCCCGCATCTCTCCCCCGACTGCGACGAGTGCGAGCGCCGGCCGAGCGTCCCGGGCGAGCCCTGCCCGCCGCACGCGCCCCACGAGCTGGTGCGGCCGCTATCGGCCGGAGAGGTCGAGCTGCTGCGAGGCGACTTCCCGGCGCTGCACCAGGAGGTTCACGGTCGACCGCTGGTCTATCTGGACAGCGCGGCCTCGGCGCAGACGCCGCAGGCGGTGATCGACGCGATGGTGCGCGTCTACGCGCGCGACTACTCGAACGTGCATCGGGGGGTGCACGCGCTGAGCGAGCGCGCCACGGCGGCCTTCGAGGCGGCCCGGGCGAAGGTGCAGCGCTTCCTCGGGGCGCGGTACGCGCGGGAGATCGTGTTTACGCGCGGGGCGACGGAGGCGATCAACCTCGTGGCCTCGAGCTACGGCCGGCAGCACCTGCGCCCCGGTGACGAGGTGGTGATCTCCGAGATGGAGCACCACTCGAACATCGTGCCGTGGCAGATGGCGTGCGAGGCGCACGGGGCGGTCCTCAAGGTCTGTCCCTTCGACGACGCGGGGGAGCTCCGCTTCGACGAGCTCGAGCGGCTCGTCGGACCGCGTACGAAGGTCCTTTCGCTCGTGCACGTCTCGAACGCCCTCGGCACGGTGAACCCCGTGCGGCGCGCCGTCGAGCTGGCGCACGCGGTGGGGGCGGTGGTGCTGCTCGACGGAGCGCAGGCGGCCCCGCACCTCGAGGTGGACGTGCAGGCGCTCGGCTGCGACTTCTACGCCGTCTCGGGGCACAAGCTCTTCGGGCCGACCGGGGTGGGGGTGCTCTACGGGCGGGCCGAGCTCCTCGAGGCCATGCCCCCGTACCAGGGGGGCGGAGACATGATCAAATCGGTGACCTTCGCCAAGACGACCTACGCCGACCTGCCGGCCAAGTTCGAGGCGGGGACGCCGCACATCGCCGGCGTGATCGGCCTCGGCGCGGCGGTGGACTACCTGGAGCGCGTGGGGGTGGAACGGGCGGCGGCCTACGAGCACGAGCTGCTCGGCTACGCGGAGGCGGCGCTGGGCGAGGTGCCGGGTCTCCGCTTCATCGGCCGCGCGCGCGAGAAGGCGGGGGTCGTCTCCTTCGCGCTCGAGGGGATACACCCGCACGACATCGGGACCATCCTGGACCGCGAAGGGGTGGCGATCAGGACCGGCCACCACTGCGCGCAGCCGGTGATGCAGCACTACGGCGTGCCCGCCACGGCGCGGGCCTCGCTGGCCTTCTACAACACGCGGGGGGAGATCGACGCGCTCGTGCGAGCGCTCCACAAGGTACGGGAGGTGTTCGCGTGA
- a CDS encoding DUF59 domain-containing protein: MAVEIGPTSKEGIRAQVVEVLKACFDPEIPVNIYDLGLIYEVAVEEAGKVRVVMTLTSPACPVAGSLPGEVEERVKGIAGVATVVVDVVWDPPWSPDLMTEAAKLELNML; this comes from the coding sequence ATGGCCGTGGAGATAGGACCCACCAGCAAAGAGGGGATCCGGGCGCAGGTCGTCGAGGTGCTCAAGGCCTGCTTCGACCCCGAGATCCCGGTGAACATCTACGACCTGGGGCTGATCTACGAGGTGGCCGTCGAGGAGGCGGGCAAGGTGCGGGTCGTCATGACGCTCACCTCGCCGGCCTGCCCGGTGGCGGGGAGCCTGCCGGGCGAGGTGGAGGAGCGGGTGAAGGGGATCGCGGGCGTCGCGACGGTGGTGGTGGACGTGGTCTGGGACCCGCCCTGGTCGCCGGACCTGATGACCGAGGCCGCCAAGCTCGAGCTGAACATGCTGTAG
- a CDS encoding SUF system NifU family Fe-S cluster assembly protein: MSSDLRDLYQEMILDHNKRPRNYRALECATCHADGYNPLCGDQVTIYLDLEGGVVKDIGFVGSGCAISKASASMMTESLKGKTLAEVEDLFERFHQLVTGEPCKSCERAEAQPHVDLGKLEAFSGVSEYPARVKCATLPWHTLQAALRHEGAPVTTE, from the coding sequence GTGAGCTCCGACCTGAGGGACCTCTACCAGGAGATGATTCTCGACCACAACAAGCGGCCGAGGAACTACCGCGCGCTCGAGTGCGCCACCTGCCACGCCGACGGCTACAACCCCCTGTGCGGCGATCAGGTCACGATCTATCTCGACCTCGAAGGCGGCGTGGTGAAGGACATCGGGTTCGTGGGGTCGGGCTGCGCCATCTCGAAGGCCTCGGCGTCGATGATGACCGAGAGTCTGAAGGGCAAGACGCTGGCCGAGGTGGAGGACCTCTTCGAACGCTTCCACCAGCTCGTGACCGGCGAGCCGTGCAAGAGCTGCGAGCGCGCCGAGGCGCAGCCCCACGTGGACCTGGGCAAGCTGGAGGCGTTCAGCGGCGTGAGCGAGTACCCGGCGCGGGTCAAGTGCGCGACCCTGCCGTGGCACACCCTCCAGGCGGCGCTGCGCCACGAGGGCGCGCCCGTGACCACCGAGTGA